In one window of Arthrobacter pascens DNA:
- a CDS encoding ABC transporter substrate-binding protein, which translates to MPLFPHSDPAAKKHSAETPSNGAKRRLRKTGVVAAAAAVVLALSACGGGAAPQSADGKVELRFSWWGGDKRAQLTQAAIAAFEAENPNIKIKPEFGDWSGYWDKLATQMAANDAPDIIQMDEKYITEYSSRGALLDLSKYDIDTSKLDEAALNAGKGPKGLTGIAAGINAATILANPAVFKAAGVALPDDKTWTWEDFGRIAAEVTAKSPKGTYGAAAYGTDEASLGVWLRQNGKSLYTSDGKLGFEPGDIAEWWAFLKELSEKKAVPSASEVVEAEAAPLDQSGLATGKNGMAFWWSNQEPALEKAAGSELQILRFPSKTGKSADAQLWYKASQFWSASSRTKHPKETAKFINFLTNNTKAGEALLADRGVYPNSDVRAAIASKLTPADTKVVKFIDQIKDELGEAPAPPPKGAGAIQEIVKRYTSEVLFNRLSTDDAGKKAVDEMKSAISS; encoded by the coding sequence GTGCCGCTTTTTCCCCACTCTGACCCTGCAGCCAAGAAACATTCTGCAGAGACCCCATCCAACGGCGCAAAGCGCCGCCTACGCAAGACGGGCGTCGTTGCCGCCGCAGCCGCCGTCGTCCTGGCCCTGAGTGCCTGCGGAGGGGGAGCCGCTCCGCAGAGCGCAGACGGTAAAGTCGAGCTCCGCTTCTCATGGTGGGGCGGCGATAAGCGGGCCCAGCTGACGCAGGCCGCGATTGCCGCATTCGAGGCCGAGAACCCGAACATCAAGATCAAGCCGGAATTCGGCGACTGGAGCGGATACTGGGACAAGCTCGCCACCCAAATGGCAGCCAACGACGCCCCGGACATCATCCAGATGGACGAGAAATACATCACCGAGTACTCCAGCAGAGGGGCCCTGCTGGATCTCTCCAAGTACGACATCGATACCTCCAAGCTTGATGAAGCCGCCCTGAACGCAGGCAAAGGACCCAAGGGCCTGACTGGCATCGCGGCCGGCATCAACGCCGCGACCATCCTTGCCAACCCTGCTGTCTTCAAGGCCGCGGGGGTTGCACTTCCTGATGACAAGACCTGGACATGGGAAGACTTCGGGCGTATTGCCGCGGAAGTTACGGCCAAATCGCCGAAGGGCACGTATGGTGCAGCGGCCTATGGGACAGACGAAGCCTCACTGGGCGTCTGGCTCCGGCAGAACGGCAAATCCCTGTACACCTCGGACGGAAAGCTGGGCTTCGAGCCTGGTGACATCGCCGAGTGGTGGGCGTTCCTGAAGGAACTCAGCGAGAAAAAGGCCGTCCCTTCGGCATCCGAGGTGGTGGAGGCCGAGGCTGCACCGCTGGACCAAAGCGGCCTGGCCACGGGCAAGAACGGGATGGCCTTCTGGTGGTCCAACCAGGAGCCCGCGCTGGAGAAGGCAGCGGGCAGCGAACTGCAGATCCTGCGTTTCCCGTCCAAAACCGGGAAGTCCGCAGACGCACAGCTCTGGTACAAGGCTTCCCAGTTCTGGTCGGCATCCTCACGGACCAAGCACCCTAAGGAAACAGCCAAGTTCATTAACTTCCTGACCAACAACACCAAAGCAGGCGAAGCTCTGCTGGCCGACCGCGGGGTTTACCCCAACTCTGATGTCCGGGCAGCCATAGCATCCAAGCTGACGCCCGCCGACACCAAGGTCGTCAAGTTCATTGACCAGATCAAGGACGAGCTCGGTGAGGCTCCGGCTCCGCCGCCAAAGGGCGCAGGCGCTATCCAGGAAATCGTCAAGCGGTACACGTCCGAGGTCCTCTTCAACAGGCTGTCCACCGATGATGCCGGCAAGAAGGCAGTCGACGAAATGAAGTCGGCCATCAGCAGCTAA